atttctctcttctcaataaTTGTGTCTCCAAAATTTCTATCCTtactttctctctccttatttttcatcatttttttctttgaaatgactttatctcattatttattacaaacttttataaaaaatttctatttttaaatatatttattaatttttaatttatgatttttttaaataaaaataaaaaattatttttagaaaatattaaccaaacatctgttgtttttttaaaactacaaaattattttctgttctcattttttAAGACACAagtttgaaaacaaaaaactacTTAAAAATACGAAACAGGCCCTTAAGTTCTTATGCCTAGGTTATGTGGAGTTATTCTTAATCATGCCTTTCAGTTGTAAATGAGGTGTGTGTACTGTTACAAATATAAGTTAAGGGTATAATGGAAGAACTATATGATAAAGTGCGTAAGTGTGATATAATGTAAATGCATATCAGTTTTTATTTagtggaaattacattttatatggacttttaattgatattttaaaaaatatggcttttttttcatCTTAACTTTTGTATggctttttatacttttttatcacttttgtggttttttttcccatatttttgttaaGATGTCTTTATTATGCCATATGTTGTTtctaatgataattttttaattccaGGGGTAGttaggtaattttattttatgtaattttttaaaattttaaataggtAGTTTTTTTACTTTACCTTTTCCGATCAGTTGTTTCCCCTTTGTTTCCCGAGcgttatttctttttttttttcagttggtTGCATGCGGTTTGAGTTTGGTGTTCGGGGTTTGTTGATGAGTATTTTGGTGTGATTGGAGTCGTTTTCGGTCATCGTAGTTGTTGTTTATGAGTTTGGTCGTCTGGATTTTTCAGAAATTTTGGTGAACTGTCTTGATTGTTGTCGGAATGCGCCGATCTCCTCGAACTCCGACGGTTCCTGCCGACAATGCAGGAGCTAACGTTAAGGTATCGTGTTTCTTTCAGTGTTTTGGTTTGgttgttagtttgatttttgtttttttgagTTGGAATCGAATATTATTTGTATGTTgttttcattgtttattttttcaatttttgaatttatgtttatgttttttaaggGAGGTAATGTTGGTTCTTCATCAACAAGTGTTGATGGCGGTTTACGTTCTTCCCCTCAAGTTAAGGGTTCTTCAAGGATCAAGAGAACTGCTGCTGGGACAAAGAAAGATCGTCAGAGTAGAGTAAAGGTACCTAGTTACTTTGATTTGTTTTTTCCTATGTGTATTTGTATGTTTTTCCTTTTTGCTGCATGTTTCCCTTGAGGGAAATCttatatgatatttgtaattcccACATATATGATTAATATCATATGCCTTCATCTTTATATTAGATTATGATGAAACTGGCTCTGACTTGCTGTAACTTCAAGTTTAGAgcatgtttttatatatatataaatatcttaatGTGTGTTTGTGTGTGGTTTTGTCAATTAAATAATGATAAAACTTCCTCATACTCCTTGTCGTATACTACTGATTTCATTCATGTCCAGTTCGACATTTAACAAAGTTCAAAGTAACTAGGTAACTagaaaaacatacatataaaacaaAGTTCAAAGTGCATTCTAGAGGTATTGTTTTCTGTTTGTGGTGCTTTGTTTCTTTGATATGGTTTAAGTGTATGATTATCTTTAGTTTTTTTTGTCATGTGTTCTCATGTGGTCCCTAGTTTTTTTCAATTGATTTACTTTTATCATTTGttgttattttaatgtttttaagTTCCCCTGTTATCTATGTTATGCCCTTActgtttctttttttattattattttttggctTTTTTAGGTTCCTAGTTAGTTGTTGatgtttagtgtttttttttttaaagttaatagTTTATATGTGTTTGGCCTTGCTTTTCTTTCTGTGGTTcctgtttactttttatggtttaatCGTATTATTATGTTTCTTAAGTTTTAGTGTCTTGTAATGTGTTATCATGTGGTCCCTAGTTTCTTTTGTGTTgattttattgtataatttttgtttagtttaatgTTAGCTTTTCATTTTTCTGTATGTTTTctacttttctttttattttattttttatatttttttgttggaTTTTTAGGTACCGAGTTAGTTGTTTACATTTATTGTTTTATAATAGGTACCTAGTTACCTTGTTTGTTTTCCCCCCTTCATATTTATTCATAGTTCTTTATTATGTTTACTGTTATTTTATAATAGGTACCTAGTTACCTTGTTTGTTTTCCCCCCTTCATATTATTCATAGTTTCTTTATTCTGTTTACTGTTATTTTATAATAGGTACCTAGTTACCTTGTTTGTTTTCCCCCCTTCATATTATTCATAGTTTCTTTATTCTGTTTACTGTTATGTTATCAGTGTGTAATTGATTCTCATGTTTGTTTTTAGGATGCGCATTTCAGAATTAAACCTGACAGGCGTTTTGGAAGTAAAGTCCAACAGTGGAATAAGCCGTCTGTTATTAGTGAGATTAAGGCAGTTTTAAGTTCGAAACAAAAAGCAATGTTTCGAAGAACTCCTTTTGGTCACTTTTTGGATATGCCTGATATTACATTTCAGGCACAGTTATTTCATAGTGTTTTGCTTCGGGAGGTTTATCAAAAAAATGAAGAATCCGAGTTTTGGTTTAACTTGGGTGGCACATTAGTTAGGTTCTCAATCAGTGAGTTTGCCCTGATTACTGGTTTGAAATGTGTGGGCAGTGTTGACTTTTGGATGTTCAAAGAGGCTGATTTAGGGCTTAGGAAATCTCTTTTTCCGTTGTACGAAGGTAAACCCAGGAAGGAAGAAAAGCTTAGGAAAGAGGAGGTTGCATGTGCATTCAATGataaaaacttgaagaagaaaggtGACGAGGTTGTCGTTAAGTTGGCTATTGTTCATTTGTTAGCCAATTTTTTGTTCGGGACACAAACTGAGACTCGCGTTGACAACTCATTCTTTGCCATGGTTGATTCCAATTTTGCTGAGATGAAGAAGTTTGCTTTTGGGAAAGTGTTGTGGCAAAGAACTAGATGTGTGATGCGGGCAGTTTTGAAAGATAGGAATGCCATGTATGATTGTGTTCCTAGGAAAGCTGATGGATCACTGGATAACTATAGTTATAAGTGCTATGGTTTCCCTATTGCTTtccttatatggatatatgagacaaTTCCCTCTTGTTCTCAAGCTTTGTGTAGACGGGTTAATTGTTTGTTTCCAAGGATTCTGAATTGGACAAGCAGGGGAAGTGTGTCATATCAGTATTTGGTTGATAACGTTCTGTTGGAGGAAGAGGTATtgatattgttttattttttcaatgtttcttttctttttgtcgttttctttatattttttattatgtttgttttatagttgggtaactagttactttgtctcatttatttttgtgttgcctgtttttttttaaaaaaaattgattcttGTAGTATGATGTTAATGTCATAATGCCTACTACTGAAGAATTGAGACTGCCTATTCTGAGAGGGTTGTCTTTTGAAAGCAAGTTTTCGCCGACAGATCCACCCGATGACGATGCTACTAGTTCCTCAGATATGCATCAGGATCTTATTGCCATTCAATCAAAATTGGTTGAAGTGCAAGATTCGCAGAAGTCTATATTGATTGCAATTTCTGAATTGAAGGCAGCCTTTGCATCTGATTTTGCTTCTGTTATATCTTTGTTGGATGGTATTAAGGCATCTATGGCAGCTGGTAATCATAATGTTGGTGGAGAGTTTGAAGATCCTATGCATGCTGAGGCTTCTTCGGAGGTAACTGGGTTCTGTTGTGGTGTGTGTTTCCCTTTTATGATGTCTATTTTGGttctattttgtttaaaaattgctggtttttgtattttttaggattttttTGATGGTCATTCCTCTGGGGGTTACCAAAATGTTGATATTGGTGAGGAGTTGGGGGCTGATTTGGAGCATTCCGTTCAGATTGCTTCACAATTTTTTTCTACTGTTAAAGTAAGATCTTATTTTCGTTTTTTTTGTTTAAGCAATTGGTTTTTTTCCTCTGTGTTTTCTTGTTTGTAATGTAGTATTGGttgtatatttttatttcttttttcaggAGCCAATTAAGGTTGACTCAAGTGTATGCTCAAGTCCTCAAACTCCCACATTTCATGTGTCTAATGCAATATGGAGAGTTATTAATGATTCAGTTGAGAGGCCACTTAAAGAGAGTAGTTCCTTGGAGGATAAAAGTAAGTGGTCAATTGTGAAGTATGATGATGCACAAGCAGTTGATACTGGACTGATTTTGGGAAGGAAAAGGCAAGCGAAGCCAAGCGCTGTTGTAAAATCTCCTTTCTTAACAAAATTTGGATCTTCTGAAGTTGGCgtgaaacaaaaaagaaagaggaCGATATTGGATAATATTTGTCCCTTTTCCAATGACCTTGGTGATAATCACACTAAAGAACAACTGTCTGAGTTTGATTCCTGGATTAATCATGGTTTGAAGAAAAGGAACAAGTATGTATAACCATTATTTGTTTTAAAGTTTGTTATATGTGTAATATGTATGATTAATTTGTTAagctttttattttgttttttaatgtatttttcaGGTTTAAAAAATATGATGATAATTCTGTGGAGCCACCAATTAATTTCACTTTTGTTCATATTTCTGAGAAGGCTTGGTTTCATAGCCTTTATTTCTCTGGGCAATTCGTTGACTCATCGGTGAGATTCTCGCTTTTTTAATTTATCTGGTTTTTCATGTtggagttcttttttttttctctttttttttttacaaggtaATAAGTCTGGTGAtctattttatgttatatattatgATGTTATTGGGTACCCAGTTACCTTACTGTTTGCTTTGTTGTAGTTcattgggtaactggttacccaaatCATAGTAGATTTGTTTCTACCcatatcattttataatcatgtattttatttattatgcaGCATATTGATGTGATGATGTATTACTTGAGGAGAAAGGTTAAATTGTCTACAGATTTGAAGAGAAGAGTATCTACGACTGACACTTGTTTTGGGCAAAACATAGTGTTTATGTATGAAGATTTTAAGAAAAAAGGTAGTGGCGCATTTAAAATAGATGAGAGATGCgttgctttgaagataatgaagGGGGAATCCATGTTTTGTGCAACTCATTGGAATTTGCTTGATGATGTTGTCATGCCTGTTAATGTGAATGGTCTTATGCACTGGATTTTGTTGCACTTTAATGTACAGCAGAGATCTCTTACGGTGTATGATTCAATGTCTGGTGCAAAGCATGAAAATCAGACTTTACCTGTCGTTGAGGCATTTGCTGTTTTGATTCCTCTTCTTCTGGAGATGATTGATTTCTATGTTCGTAAAGATATTCATCTTGATGTTAGCCCGTATGATGTGGTAGAGAATGAGGCTTTGAAGTTGAGCATTGCTAAAGGCATTCCTCAACAGACTAATTGGTTAGTTTGTTtatttgattttagttttttttttcttttgtgttctgttttgtttatatgttcttagttgttttttttttctttttcttttttctattatGCAGTGATTGTGGTGTGTTCTGTACTTATTTTGCTGAGCAAATAATTCTTGGGAAGGAGAATGAGATGCCTAAAAATATTGATGTTCGCCTCCTTCGTAAAGACATTGCTGTCAGCTTGTACTATCATGGAAAGAACAAAGAACTTGAGGGATACTTAACTAGCGATGAGTTCACTGAGAAGCTTCTGGAGAGGAGACAGAAAAGAATGAAAATTGCTGCATAGGCTTTTAGTGATATTATATTTCTTTTGGTTTTTTAATCTTTTCTACAACTGTAATTAAATGGTGAATCAATTTCTAGTTTAACAGTTAGCTTTTATAATTTTCTTCTTATGTAAAACATTGGGATTCTTAAGgtcattttatatatacatattagtaTATCGTTTTGTTAATTCTTTTGCTGTTAGCTTTTTGGAAGAATAATTTAGAGGGTAACCAGGTACCCAGGTTGTTTATTTTCTAACATACcaagggtaactggttacttaattgttttctttttaattttttcccCATTGGTTTGTTGTttgttaattacatttattaatatatattttagataACCCTTTAAATCAGGTAGCTAGTTTTctgtttgtttttgtatttttttccacTGTTTTATGGAATAACTTGAGGGAAACTAATTCCTAGTTGGTTTGTTTAACTAATTTTAATGGTGATATTGGAGGGTAACTAGGTACTCAGGCTGTTTGTTTCATAATATaccgagggtaactggttacttaagtgtttttttttttttcccctAAGCTTGTCTTTTTTAATAGTTATGCAACtagtttattatattaatattaaagtaactttaatattatatatagacgAGTTTGTGATAGAAGAAAGTAAAGGGtttaattctttttttctttttttttggctTTGAGATTGTTATAGTGGGGTAATTTACCTTGTATTGAAACttcagggtaaccagttacctatatcGTTGTTTTTGTTGTTAGTGATTGTAGCATTGAAAAATAGAAGCAAACAAATCCAAGAAATTATTTTGAAAGGATTTTATAAGTTTGCATAACCAATCAATGTGTTTTATTTTGAAACAATCTTATTAAAATTCTGAATGATACTTGATGAATATGAAAGTATCTCTTTCAATGAGGAAAGCTATGAAAGGTTTGTTTTTCTGTAGAATGTGAATCTATGTCTTTGGCTTTTTCTGTTTATTTGGCTTCTGAAATGGAGGATTCCTGCAAGTCTTCCTGTTATGTCCTGGTTGTGCACATTTCCCACAGGTGATTATTACGTTATTTTCCCCTCTTGATCTTATTCGTTTCTTTCTTGGTCTTCCTGCAGGGATTGTTGAATTTGGAGGCAGCACTAGTATGTCCAAGTGTTGTGGGAGATTCCATTCATCTTTATGGGGCAAAGGATgaacattttcttgatacaatgcTTTCAACGTTTCTGTTCTGTAGAATTTTGCACAATAATCATAGACACTCAAGTTTCTTTTTGCAATGACAGCTACTGCATGGCCACAAGGTATTTCATCTTCTTGGAACCTATTGCAAGTGCATGTTCTATTATGTATATTTACTGTGAAATTTATCCCCTTTTGATCACGAACTTGGTATTCTATTGTGTTGAAAGGCAAGACCTAAAAATAGTTTGTCATGAATTAGAATCAGATAATAAACATTTTAAGTAGACTTAAGATTTAAAGTAACTAGTTATGCTTCTGTGTAAAAAAATTTTCATGTTCTTatggaaggtaactggttaccatcaaTTGACAGTATAAGGATTTGTAAGAATATGTTTAGTTGCATACCTCATACTTCATTTTTGAAACAATGTCATGTCTCAATTCATTTTCTGTTGCTGTAGAGACTTTTGTGAATGTTCCATTTGCATTATTTGAGTTGTTCCAAACCCACTTTTGAACCAAACTTCTAAGGCATTCAACCAATATATCAATGGGGAGATTTCTTGCAGCTTTTAGTGCAGCGTTGAGTGATTCTGCGATGTTGGATGTCATCATGGTGTATCTTTTTGTTGGCGAGTATGATCTTGCCCAAGTTTCATACTTGGCTTTTTCTAAATAGGGCCTAATGCGTCTATCAATTCTATCAAGGcctttcatgtagttttcacattCTGTCTGTGTGTATGCTTTTGCTGCTGCAATGAATTTCATTTGTAGTTCTTCTCCATGGCTCCCATACTTGCCTTTCAAATTATTGAGTAAGTGAAACATGCAAGCTCCATGGAAAGCATTTGGGTACACCATATGTACTGCATTGTCTATGCTCTTATGTCTGTCAGAAACTATAGCCAATCCTGTGTAGTacacatattttaatataaaaaaacaaaaaccaagtatttttcaatttttttttttattattattttagtgaaggtaaccagttactttggTCATATTCTAAAAGAAATAGCAtgtatttgtgtattttgttttggtAAAATGTTCCTGTTTGTTTGTAAACAAGAATATATCGTTGAAGCTATCATACCTTCGGGTTCTCCATAGGTTTCTCGCAGTTTGGAGAAGAACCATAGCCATGAGTTATCATTTTCGGAGTCTGCTATTCCAAAAGCCAACACGAAAATGTTGTTGTTTGAATCTAACGTTGATGCTGAAAACAGGGTACCACCATGTGCATTTTTCAAaaaagttccatcaacaacaattataggcctcaagtatctccaacccttgattgagttagagaaagCTATGTATAGGTATTTGAATCTATCTTCCTTGTCTGTGAGTAGGTGTGTTATTGTTCCTGGATTTGCTTTTTTCAACATGTAAAGATATATTGGCAACTTCTGATATGAATCATCGGGGTTCCCTCTTACTAGACGCAAAGCTTTCTCTCTTGATCTCCATGCTTTTGTGTATCCCATAGTTACTCCAAAGTCATCATTCATATCATTCATGATGTCATTTGGAGTGTAATTTCTTTTGATTGacttgtacttattctttattaatTCCCCAACTACGATGCTTTTTGCTTGCCTATGGTCTTCCAAAACAATTTCAACAGAGCAAGTGTGATTTGGATTGCATTTCCGTACCTTGAATAAATGTTGATTTCTGTACTTAGATGCTCTCACCAACCAGTTGCATTTTTCATCTGCGCAAGTAACTAGGTACTCTCTAGGTTctgatctttttgttttgaactggAAGTTATGCAGCATTGCATAGTAGCTAAGGGCTGATTTGACTGTGTTCTTATCCTTGTAAATTTGTCCTTGCTCTATTGTGTTCACTCTGTAATCAGATATTACTAGTTGGATTTCAtccaacttcttttttctttttgtattgtCCTCAATTATGAAATCAGCTACTTCTTCAGCAAAATGGGGTATGTAtgacacatttatgccctcatttgTTGTGCTTGACATTCCTTCTTCAAGTAACATTTGTTCATTGATGGAAGCTTGATTTGCTTGCATTAATAATGTCCCCACCTCCATTTCTTCTGCTGTAGCTTTCTGATTTGCTAGTAGAAGAAggtcattttcattgtttgatTCTTGAATTATAGTGACACACAATGGTAAGTCTGTTATTTTAGTAgcaacttttttctttatttccaggAAGAACAACACTGAATTGTCTGTTACAACCTTCATTGGTGGTGTTCCTTTTTCTACTTGATAAGAAACTTCAATAGTTGCTGTTTTTTCCTTTATCTCCTTTTTTATCAGATTCACCAAGTTGTCAAGAGAACAATTTGGTGGTATTAATATCCCAGACATTGTGTATCCTTGGTACTCGTTGTTTTCATTCCaattgcctccatattgaaccaaaGAAGTAATATTGTCCATATCTGTAAAATTTGGCAATTTTTTAAGCAGTTAGTTGGTTCTAAATGGGCTAGGTAACTGGTTAACTTAATATTTAATCACATATTATCCTGAAGCATTTAGCTTTTGTAGGGTAACTGGTCacacttagttttatatattttatgtttttcaaattagttatatatattgattGTTGTTGCAGGGTAACTTGTTACACTTAGTTTTACacattgtttgtttttttttttttgcagggtaactggttaccttaataATGAATCATATATTGCTTATTTTTACCCTTAGTTTTATATAGTTGTAATTTcctcttagttttatttattttctgtttttcagggtaactggttaccctattgTTACTGATTGTTTTTGTAGTAAATCTTCCCAGATACATCAAATAATTTTTCAGAGTTCTTGTCttgcctattttttttttttggttaatgaATGTAGAAAAACCAGTGGGAAGGTAACTGGTTCCCTTAATCTGTAATTGCATACCGTACTGAAACATTTGAGTTGAATTTATTGCATGTTATTCCAAGTAACTGGTTGTCGTAATGTTTCTGAatgtttcttgttttttttctgGTTAATCAATGTATACAAACCAGTCTtcgatattttttttctattttttagtttataaattgTTTTTGTTTCCAGCAAGCACATTTGATCATGATCATTTTTATTATAATCAAGATAATAGTTGCAAATAATATAGTAGATTGAACataatttgcaaaaaaaaaaaaaaaaaaaatgacaacagAACAGAGTTGACAGAGGAAATGGTTTCGTGTAGTGGATATGCAGGACGCCGGAATCTTCAAAGATTGCAGCTGGTTTGATTGGAAGAATGTTGGAATTTTTTTGATTTCTGCAGAAAGGGACCATTTGTTTAGTGATCGGatttttcttgcatttttttGTCAGAAGATGGGGTCAAACCTTTGCTAGAGTTGGTCGATTGGTGTGGTGATCGCCGGTGATCGCCGGAGATACTACTCGTTGCCGGAGAAGGAAGCTATCACCAGAGAATTGCTTGCCGGAGATGGAAGAAATAGTAACGTGTTTTTTTGATCATGTTTCACGCATGAGCAAATGAGCAGAGGAGAGGAGGATTGAATAAAAATGAGCAGGGTAATTACATGTGTACCCCTGATTTGTGCTGATGTGTTGTTGTTTAAATTTCAATTATGGCATATACTTATTTTTCCCATATTCTAAGTTTTCCTTGTATAAAATCTTCCATACATATTATAAAAAGATTtattcccatatttttgcacaattatggttaaaaagccatatttatgaaaatttcccttttatttaCCAATCGGAAAATTAGTGCCTTCTGACTATATTGTACAGTCATTCTTATTTGGCCACccaataaaatcaaataatatttaattggattaattgaatttttttaactaatttgttattttcttaattttttttccagCACAGCTTACATATAGTAGTTTTAGAAGGACATCAAATTAGGATACAATA
The Humulus lupulus chromosome 6, drHumLupu1.1, whole genome shotgun sequence DNA segment above includes these coding regions:
- the LOC133782195 gene encoding uncharacterized protein LOC133782195; the protein is MDNITSLVQYGGNWNENNEYQGYTMSGILIPPNCSLDNLVNLIKKEIKEKTATIEVSYQVEKGTPPMKVVTDNSVLFFLEIKKKVATKITDLPLCVTIIQESNNENDLLLLANQKATAEEMEVGTLLMQANQASINEQMLLEEGMSSTTNEGINVSYIPHFAEEVADFIIEDNTKRKKKLDEIQLVISDYRVNTIEQGQIYKDKNTVKSALSYYAMLHNFQFKTKRSEPREYLVTCADEKCNWLVRASKYRNQHLFKVRKCNPNHTCSVEIVLEDHRQAKSIVVGELIKNKYKSIKRNYTPNDIMNDMNDDFGVTMGYTKAWRSREKALRLVRGNPDDSYQKLPIYLYMLKKANPGTITHLLTDKEDRFKYLYIAFSNSIKGWRYLRPIIVVDGTFLKNAHGGTLFSASTLDSNNNIFVLAFGIADSENDNSWLWFFSKLRETYGEPEGLAIVSDRHKSIDNAVHMVYPNAFHGACMFHLLNNLKGKYGSHGEELQMKFIAAAKAYTQTECENYMKGLDRIDRRIRPYLEKAKYETWARSYSPTKRYTMMTSNIAESLNAALKAARNLPIDILVECLRSLVQKWVWNNSNNANGTFTKVSTATENELRHDIVSKMKYEVLPFNTIEYQVRDQKGINFTVNIHNRTCTCNRFQEDEIPCGHAVAVIAKRNLSVYDYCAKFYRTETLKALYQENVHPLPHKDEWNLPQHLDILVLPPNSTIPAGRPRKKRIRSRGENNVIITCGKCAQPGHNRKTCRNPPFQKPNKQKKPKT